A stretch of DNA from Streptomyces sp. NBC_01197:
AGCAGAATGCCGAGGGGCTGCTCGCCGGCGGCGCGGACGCCCTGATCGTGGAGACCACCCAGGACCTGCTGCAGACCAAGTCGAGCCTGATCGGCGCACGCCGGGCGATGGACGCCCTCGGCGTCAGCGTGCCGCTGATCTGCTCGCTCGCCTTCGAGACGACCGGCGTCATGCTGCTCGGCTCCGAGATCGGCGCCGCGCTGACCGCCCTGGAGCCCCTGGGTATCGACCTGATCGGGCTGAACTGCTCGACGGGCCCGGCCGAGATGAGCGAGCACCTGCGCTATCTGGCCCGCCACTCGCGTACGCCGCTGATGTGCATGCCGAACGCGGGCCTGCCCGTGCTGACCAAGGACGGCGCGCACTTCCCGCTCGACCCCGAGGGCCTGGCGGACGCGCAGGAAGCATTCGTGACCGACTACGGCCTGTCCCTGATCGGCGGCTGCTGCGGTACGACGCCCGAGCATCTGCGCCAGGTCGTCGACCGGGCCCGGGCCCTCACGCCCACCGCCCGCGACCCGCGCCCCGAGCCGGGCGCCGCCTCGCTGTACCAGAGCGTGCCGTTCCGCCAGGACACGGCGTACATGGCGATCGGCGAGCGCACCAACGCCAACGGCAGCAAGAAGTTCCGTGAGGCCATGCTGGAGGCGCGCTGGGACGACTGTGTGGAGATGGCGCGCGACCAGATCCGCGAGGGCGCGCACATGCTCGACCTGTGTGTCGACTACGTGGGCCGCGACGGAGTGGCTGACATGACCGAGCTGGCCGGCCGCTTCGCCACCGCCTCCACATTGCCGATCGTGCTGGACTCCACCGAACTGCCCGTGCTGCGGGCCGGGTTGGAGAAGCTGGGCGGCCGTGCCGTCCTCAACTCGGTCAACTACGAGGACGGCGACGGCCCCGAGTCCCGCTTCGCCAAGGTCACGGCGCTGGCGGTCGAGCACGGCGCCGCGCTGATCGCCCTGACCATCGACGAGGAGGGCCAGGCCCGTACCTCCGACCACAAGGTCGCCATCGCCGAGCGGCTGATCGAGGACCTGACCGGCAACTGGGGGATCCGTGAGCCGGACATCCTCATCGACACCCTGACCTTCACCATCTGCACCGGTCAGGAGGAGTCCAGGGGCGACGGCCTCGCCACCATCGAGGCCATCCGCGAGCTCAAGCGCCGTCACCCGGACGTCCAGACCACGCTGGGTCTGTCCAACATCTCCTTCGGCCTCAACCCGGCCGCCCGCGTCGTCCTCAACTCCGTCTTCCTCGACGAGTGCGTAAAGGCAGGGCTGGACTCGGCGATCGTGCACGCGTCGAAGATCCTGCCGATCGCCCGGTTGGAGGAGGAGCAGGTCAAGGTCGCCCTCGACCTGATCTACGACCGCCGCGCCGAGGGCTACGACCCCCTGCAGAAGCTCATGGAGCTCTTCGAGGGCGTCAACATGAAATCCATGAAGCAGGGCAGGGCCGAAGAGCTCATGGCCCTCCCGCTGGAGGAGCGCCTGCAGCGCCGCATCATCGACGGCGAGAAGAACGGCCTGGAGGCCGACCTCGACGAAGCGCTCCAGGGCCGGCCGGCCCTGGAGATCGTCAACGACACGCTCCTGGAGGGGATGAAGGTCGTCGGCGAACTCTTCGGCTCCGGCCAGATGCAGCTGCCGTTCGTGCTCCAGTCGGCTGAGGTCATGAAGAGCGCGGTGGCCCATCTGGAGCCGCACATGGAGAAGACCGACGACGACGGCAAGGGCACCATCGTCCTGGCCACCGTCCGCGGCGACGTCCACGACATCGGCAAGAACCTCGTCGACATCATCCTGACCAACAACGGCTACAACGTCGTCAACCTCGGCATCAAACAGCCCGTCTCCGCGATCCTGGAAGCCGCCGAGGAGCACAAGGCCGACGTCATCGGCATGTCAGGTCTCCTCGTCAAGTCCACAGTGATCATGAAGGAGAACCTGCAGGAGCTCAACCAGCGCAGGATGGCGGCCGACTTCCCCGTCATCCTCGGCGGCGCCGCGCTGACCAGGGCGTACGTCGAACAGGACCTGCACGAGATCTACGAGGGCGAAGTCCGCTACGCCCGCGACGCGTTCGAGGGCCTGCGCCTGATGGACGCGTTGATCGGCGTCAAGCGGGGCGTCCCCGGCGCCGTACTGCCCGAGCTCAAGCAGCGCCGGGTGCCGAAGCGGGACACCGCCGCCGTCCTGAAGGTGGACGAGCCCGAGGGCACCGTCCGCTCGGACGTCGCCACCGACAACCCGGTGCCGGAGCCGCCGTTCTGGGGCACCCGCGTCGTCAAGGGGATCCAGCTCAAGGAGTACGCGTCCTGGCTGGACGAAGGCGCGCTCTTCAAGGGGCAGTGGGGGCTCAAGGAAGACCGCAAGGGCGAAGGCCCCACCTACGAGGAGCTGTTGGAGACCGAGGGCCGACCGCGTCTGCGCGGCTGGCTGGACCAGCTGCACACCAAGAACATGCTCGAAGCGGCCGTCGTCTACGGTTACTTCCCGTGCGTCTCCAAGGGCGACGACCTCATCCTCCTCAACGAGGACGGCAGCGAGCGGACCCGCTTCACCTTCCCCCGCCAGCGCCGCGGCCGCAGGCTCTGCCTGGCGGACTTCTTCCGCCCAGAGGAGTCCGGTGAGCGGGATGTGATCGGCCTTCAGGTGGTCACCGTCGGCTCGCGGATCGGCGAGGCCACGGCCGAGTTGTTCGAGGCCAACTCCTACCGCGACTACCTCGAACTGCACGGCCTGTCCGTGCAGTTGGCGGAAGCGCTGGCCGAGTACTGGCACGCCAGGGTCCGTTCCGAGCTCGGCTACGCGGGTGAGGACCCCTCGGACGTCCAGGACATGTTCGCGCTGAAGTACCGCGGTGCGCGCTTCTCGCTCGGCTACGGTGCCTGCCCGGATCTGGAGGACCGGGCGAAGATCGCCGAGCTGCTCCAGCCCGAGCGGATCGGCGTACACCTCTCCGAGGAGTTCCAGCTGCACCCCGAGCAGTCCACCGACGCGATCGTGATCCACCACCCCGAGGCGAAGTACTTCAACGCCCGGTGAGTCCGGCAGTCCGCCACCGGACGCGGGTGCGCCGCATCGCAGCGCGCGCCGGACCGTCCCGACGTAGAATGGTCGGTCCGGTGCAGGCCGGTTGCCTTCCCAGCAGGGTGGGCGACCGGCCTTCGTGTCCCTCCAGGAGGTGTCCCCGTATGACCAGTACGGTCGCCGCGCTCAACACCCGTATGGCCGAAGGCGCAGCCCTGCAGGCGGTCCTGCTCGACATGGACGGCACGCTGGTGGACACCGAGGGCGTCTGGTGGGACGCCGAGGTGGAGGTCTTCGCCGACCTCGGCCACCGGCTCGACGAACGCTGGCGCGACACCGTGGTGGGCGGGCCCATGACCCGCAGCGCCGGTTATCTCATCGAGGTCACCGGCGCGGACATCGCCCTTCCCGAGCTGACCACGCTGCTCAACGACCGGTTCGAGGAGCGGATCTCGGGCGGGGTGCCGCTGATGCCCGGGGCGCTGCGGCTGCTCACCG
This window harbors:
- the metH gene encoding methionine synthase yields the protein MASSPTPSADSRTRADALREALATRVVVADGAMGTMLQAQDPTLEDFQQLEGCNEILNVTRPDIVRSVHEEYFAVGVDCVETNTFGANHSAANEYEIADRITELSEAGARIAREVADEFGAKDGRQRWVLGSIGPGTKLPSLGHTTYDVLRDGYQQNAEGLLAGGADALIVETTQDLLQTKSSLIGARRAMDALGVSVPLICSLAFETTGVMLLGSEIGAALTALEPLGIDLIGLNCSTGPAEMSEHLRYLARHSRTPLMCMPNAGLPVLTKDGAHFPLDPEGLADAQEAFVTDYGLSLIGGCCGTTPEHLRQVVDRARALTPTARDPRPEPGAASLYQSVPFRQDTAYMAIGERTNANGSKKFREAMLEARWDDCVEMARDQIREGAHMLDLCVDYVGRDGVADMTELAGRFATASTLPIVLDSTELPVLRAGLEKLGGRAVLNSVNYEDGDGPESRFAKVTALAVEHGAALIALTIDEEGQARTSDHKVAIAERLIEDLTGNWGIREPDILIDTLTFTICTGQEESRGDGLATIEAIRELKRRHPDVQTTLGLSNISFGLNPAARVVLNSVFLDECVKAGLDSAIVHASKILPIARLEEEQVKVALDLIYDRRAEGYDPLQKLMELFEGVNMKSMKQGRAEELMALPLEERLQRRIIDGEKNGLEADLDEALQGRPALEIVNDTLLEGMKVVGELFGSGQMQLPFVLQSAEVMKSAVAHLEPHMEKTDDDGKGTIVLATVRGDVHDIGKNLVDIILTNNGYNVVNLGIKQPVSAILEAAEEHKADVIGMSGLLVKSTVIMKENLQELNQRRMAADFPVILGGAALTRAYVEQDLHEIYEGEVRYARDAFEGLRLMDALIGVKRGVPGAVLPELKQRRVPKRDTAAVLKVDEPEGTVRSDVATDNPVPEPPFWGTRVVKGIQLKEYASWLDEGALFKGQWGLKEDRKGEGPTYEELLETEGRPRLRGWLDQLHTKNMLEAAVVYGYFPCVSKGDDLILLNEDGSERTRFTFPRQRRGRRLCLADFFRPEESGERDVIGLQVVTVGSRIGEATAELFEANSYRDYLELHGLSVQLAEALAEYWHARVRSELGYAGEDPSDVQDMFALKYRGARFSLGYGACPDLEDRAKIAELLQPERIGVHLSEEFQLHPEQSTDAIVIHHPEAKYFNAR